A genomic stretch from Hoplias malabaricus isolate fHopMal1 chromosome 4, fHopMal1.hap1, whole genome shotgun sequence includes:
- the LOC136694391 gene encoding potassium voltage-gated channel subfamily A member 5, translating to MEMEIALVSLENGGAHTGSPRSPPPSPWRTEPGARLFDDEALDDAAAAAAALDVASAERVLINVAGLRYETRLGTLAQFPDTLLGDPEKRIKYFDPLRNEYFFDRNRPSFDGILYYYQSGGKIRRPVNVSIDVFADEIRFYELGDEAMERFREDEGFIKEEERPLPENEFQRQVWLIFEYPESSSPARAIAIVSVLVITISIVTFCLETLPEFRDERELAATTAASSRTPETNGTRSRPSLTFADPFFIVETTCVIWFTFELLVRFLACPSKSAFSKTVMNVIDVMSIMPYFITVGTELVEQQHGHQHEDGQQQQQQQQAMSLAILRVIRLVRVFRIFKLSRHSKGLQILGQTLKASMRELGLLIFFLFIGVILFSSAVYFAEADEPESHFSSIPDAFWWAVVTMTTVGYGDMRPVTVGGKIVGSLCAIAGVLTIALPVPVIVSNFNYFYHRETDQEQASLRDDGPGGQESPTSLRLAREVENEDGTDNSPTEKPSVKVNSSSSSSVDIKRSLYAFCLDARETDL from the coding sequence ATGGAGATGGAGATAGCCCTGGTGAGCCTAGAGAACGGCGGCGCGCACACGGGCTCCCCGCGCAGCCCTCCGCCAAGCCCGTGGCGCACGGAGCCCGGCGCGCGCCTCTTTGACGACGAAGCGTTGGACGACGCGGCAGCCGCCGCCGCTGCGCTGGACGTGGCGAGCGCCGAGCGCGTGCTCATCAACGTGGCAGGACTGCGCTACGAGACACGCCTGGGCACGCTGGCCCAGTTCCCCGACACGTTGCTAGGCGACCCCGAGAAGAGGATCAAATACTTCGACCCTCTGCGGAACGAGTACTTCTTTGACCGCAACCGTCCCAGCTTTGACGGCATCTTGTACTACTACCAGTCCGGCGGCAAGATTCGGAGACCGGTCAACGTGTCCATCGATGTGTTTGCAGACGAGATTCGCTTCTATGAGCTTGGCGATGAGGCCATGGAGCGCTTCCGTGAGGATGAGGGCTTCATCAAGGAGGAGGAACGTCCTCTGCCCGAGAACGAGTTCCAGAGGCAGGTGTGGCTCATTTTCGAGTATCCTGAAAGTTCCAGTCCCGCTCGAGCCATCGCCATAGTCTCCGTGCTGGTCATCACCATCTCCATCGTCACCTTCTGCCTGGAGACTCTGCCTGAGTTCAGAGATGAGAGGGAGCTGGCTGCAACCACAGCAGCTAGCAGCAGGACTCCGGAGACCAATGGCACCCGCTCTAGGCCCTCGCTGACCTTCGCTGACCCCTTCTTTATTGTGGAGACCACTTGTGTGATCTGGTTCACCTTTGAGCTGCTGGTGCGCTTCCTGGCCTGCCCCAGCAAGTCAGCCTTTTCCAAGACGGTCATGAACGTGATCGACGTCATGTCCATCATGCCCTACTTCATCACGGTAGGTACTGAGCTGGTGGAGCAGCAGCACGGCCACCAACATGAAGATggccaacagcagcagcagcaacaacaggcCATGTCACTGGCCATCCTCAGGGTCATCCGGCTGGTCAGAGTGTTCAGGATCTTTAAGCTATCCAGACACTCCAAAGGATTGCAGATCTTGGGGCAAACTTTGAAGGCCAGTATGCGAGAACTGGGCCTGCTTATTTTCTTCCTCTTCATTGGGGTCATCTTGTTCTCCAGTGCTGTTTATTTCGCAGAGGCTGATGAGCCTGAATCCCACTTCTCCAGCATCCCAGATGCCTTCTGGTGGGCTGTGGTGACCATGACCACCGTGGGCTATGGAGACATGAGGCCGGTCACTGTCGGGGGCAAGATTGTTGGTTCCTTGTGCGCCATTGCTGGTGTGCTGACCATCGCTCTCCCCGTACCTGTGATTGTGTCCAACTTCAACTACTTCTACCACAGGGAGACAGACCAGGAACAGGCCTCACTGAGGGACGATGGCCCTGGTGGCCAAGAGAGTCCCACATCATTACGATTGGCCAGAGAGGTGGAAAATGAGGACGGGACTGACAACTCTCCCACAGAGAAGCCTAGTGTGAAGgtgaacagcagcagcagcagcagtgtggaCATCAAACGCTCCCTCTACGCTTTCTGTTTGGATGCAAGGGAGACAGATCTATAG